In Solanum stenotomum isolate F172 chromosome 6, ASM1918654v1, whole genome shotgun sequence, one DNA window encodes the following:
- the LOC125867580 gene encoding glucose-6-phosphate 1-dehydrogenase, chloroplastic, producing MVTLYSSPSTNCSGAFSSYSNSSIGFYNYHYNFPISSRKFGSHKISLQINAVRMQDGAVVAQPSKTQDETPLKKLKDGIFSKEQKHTFDFDCNKDKSTVSITVVGASGDLAKKKIFPALFALYYEGCLPEHFTIFGYARSKMTDDELRNMVSKTLTCRIDKRENCGEKMEQFLERCFYHSGQYDSQEHFAELDKKLKEHEAGRFSNRLFYLSIPPNIFINAVRCASLSASSAHGWTRVIVEKPFGRDSESSAALTGALKQYLKEDQIFRIDHYLGKELVENLSVLRFSNLIFEPLWSRQYIRNVQFIFSEDFGTEGRGGYFDHYGIIRDIMQNHLLQILALFAMETPVSLDAEDIRNEKVKVLRSMRPLQLDDVIVGQYKSHTKGGVNYPGYTDDKTVPKDSLTPTFAAAALFIDNARWDGVPFLMKAGKALHTRSAEIRVQFRHVPGNLYNKNFGSDLDQATNELVIRVQPDEAIYLKINNKVPGLGMRLDRSNLNLLYSARYAKEIPDAYERLLLDAIEGERRLFIRSDELDAAWSLFTPVLKELEHKKIVPESYPYGSRGPIGAHYLAARYKVRWGDLA from the exons ATGGTAACCCTTTATTCTTCCCCTTCCACTAACTGTTCTGGGGCTTTTTCATCTTACTCCAATTCTTCTATTGGTTTCTACAATTATCATTACAACTTCCCTATTTCATCCAGAAAGTTTGGTTCTCACAAGATTTCTTTGCAAATTAATGCCGTTCGCATGCAAGATG GTGCTGTAGTGGCTCAACCTAGCAAAACCCAAGATGAAACTCctttgaagaaattaaaagatGGAATTTTTTCAAAGGAGCAGAAACATACATTTGATTTTGATTGCAACAAAGATAAATCAACTGTCAGTATTACTGTTGTTGGTGCTTCAGGAGATCTTGccaaaaaaaagatatttccTGCACTTTTTGCACTTTATTATGAGGGTTGCTTACCGGAG CATTTCACTATTTTTGGCTATGCCCGGAGTAAGATGACTGATGACGAACTCAGGAACATGGTCAGCAAGACACTTACTTGCAGGATTGATAAGAG GGAAAATTGTGGTGAAAAGATGGAACAGTTTCTAGAAAGGTGTTTCTACCATAGTGGACAATATGATTCCCAGGAACACTTTGCAGAGCTTGATAAAAAGCTGAAAGAACATGAG GCTGGAAGGTTTTCCAATCGTCTGTTCTACTTGTCCATTCCaccaaatatttttataaatgcTGTACGATGTGCAAGCCTCTCTGCATCATCTGCTCATGGATGGACTAGAGTCATTGTAGAGAAACCCTTTGGTCGGGATTCTGAATCCTCTGCTGCATTAACAGGAGCACTTAAGCAGTACTTGAAGGAAGATCAAATTTTCAG GATTGATCACTATTTAGGGAAGGAGCTTGTGGAAAACCTTTCTGTCCTTCGTTTCTCCAACTTGATATTTGAACCCTTATGGTCAAGGCAGTATATAAGGAACGTGCAGTTTATTTTCTCTGAAGATTTTGGCACTGAAGGAAGGGGAGG TTATTTTGATCATTATGGGATAATTAGAGACATTATGCAAAACCATTTGCTTCAAATTCTTGCCCTCTTTGCCATGGAAACACCTGTCAGTTTGGATGCAGAAGATATCAGGAATGAAAAG GTAAAAGTTCTGCGTTCTATGAGACCTTTACAACTAGATGATGTTATCGTCGGGCAGTACAAAAGTCACACAAAAGGGGGTGTTAACTATCCTGGTTATACCGACGACAAGACTGTACCCAAGGACAGTCTAACCCCAACTTTTGCTGCAGCTGCTCTTTTCATAGATAATGCAAGATGGGATGGAGTGCCTTTCCTTATGAAGGCTGGAAAAGCTTTACATACCAGGAG TGCGGAAATAAGAGTACAATTCAGGCACGTGCCAGGAAATTTATACAATAAGAACTTTGGCTCAGATCTAGATCAGGCAACAAACGAGCTTGTTATCCGTGTTCAACCTGATGAAGCTATATACCTAAAGATCAATAACAAAGTTCCCGGTCTAGGAATGAGACTGGATCGCAGTAATCTTAATCTGCTTTACTCAGCAAG ATACGCGAAGGAGATCCCTGATGCATATGAGCGGCTACTTCTTGATGCCATAGAAGGTGAACGTAGGCTTTTTATTCGCAGTGATGAACTGGATGCTGCTTGGTCTCTTTTCACACCAGTGTTGAAAGAACTTGAGCATAAGAAAATAGTACCGGAAAGCTACCCCTATGGAAGTCGAGGACCTATTGGAGCACATTACCTTGCAGCACGATATAAAGTAAGATGGGGTGATCTTGCTTAG